From Xenopus laevis strain J_2021 chromosome 7L, Xenopus_laevis_v10.1, whole genome shotgun sequence, one genomic window encodes:
- the trpv6.L gene encoding transient receptor potential cation channel subfamily V member 6 isoform X4, translating into MGGNKIQGGGDKDTDLGIKQTLLSVMKKKSKWPESEEILEPTKEKFMRRSNCRPSPRNPAANPDTQNLQKRKVGANMLHELPLLLAAKENDSERLKELLVNDRCDPLQRGALGETALHVAVQHNNMEAAQILIREAPGLINQPMTSDFYQGQTALHIATVNQSFSLVQLLIESGADVSSPRATGTFFSLSPKNLFYFGEHILVFAACVGNADIVKLLIDRGADLHAQDCWGNTVLHILVLQPSKNLSCQMFDFILSQERRDTEQPLYQIPNKQGLTPLKLAAAEGNITMFQHLVQKQRKAQWAFGPVTTMLYDVSEIDSWKTDQSVLEVIATARKSQPFNILNCQPSKELLKKKWKRCGRPYLWSLAALYILYMICVSLCCANRPLKPRLDNATDPRDITLYIQKTLEESYITEEDHLRLVGEIITVIGAIVLLLLEISQVLRVGLKFFACHQMWENPLHVMRISFSFLVLVTLVLRLTNTDGEVIPMSMALVSGWCYIMYFAQGFQMLGPFTIIIQKMAASDLLKFCWLMAVVICGYSMAFYIVFQTVDPVALGAFTPFPVSLVSTYQLFLNILNGPANYDVDLPFMYIVLYSSFCVIAFLLMFNLLIAMMGDTQAAMAKQKDELWRAQLVSLCPAMKTNPTL; encoded by the exons ATGGGAGGGAACAAAATTCAGGGTGGGGGAGACAAGGACACTGACCTGGGAATCAAGCAAACGTTACTTTCTGTgatgaaaaagaaaagcaaatggcCTGAGAGTGAAGAGATATTGGAACCAACAAAAGAAAAGTTCATGAGACGGAGCAACTGTAGACCCTCCCCCAGAAACCCAGCAGCAAACCCAGATACACAGAACCTACAGAAGCGCAAAGTGGGAGCGAACAT gctccATGAGTTGCCGCTTCTCCTGGCGGCCAAGGAAAATGATAGTGAGCGGCTGAAGGAACTCTTAGTAAATGACAGATGTGACCCACTCCAGAGAG GGGCTCTGGGAGAGACAGCTCTACACGTGGCTGTACAGCATAACAACATGGAGGCAGCCCAGATACTGATCAGAGAGGCTCCAGGACTCATTAACCAGCCCATGACATCCGACTTCTATCAGG GACAGACGGCCCTTCATATTGCAACTGTCAACCAGAGCTTCAGTCTAGTCCAACTTCTCATAGAAAGTGGAGCCGACGTGTCTTCCCCTCGGGCCACagggacatttttttcattaagtccCAAGAATCTTTTTTACTTTG GTGAGCACATCTTGGTCTTTGCTGCATGTGTGGGAAACGCCGATATTGTCAAATTACTTATTGACCGCGGAGCTGATCTTCATGCCCAAGACTGCTGGG GAAATACAGTTCTGCACATCCTGGTTCTACAGCCCAGTAAGAACCTGTCTTGTCAAATGTTTGACTTCATTCTTTCCCAGGAGCGCAGAGACACAGAACAACCACTTTACCAGATTCCCAACAAGCAGGGACTCACCCCACTAAAACTCGCTGCTGCTGAAGGAAATATAACT ATGTTCCAGCACTTGGTGCAGAAGCAGAGGAAAGCCCAGTGGGCGTTTGGTCCTGTTACCACCATGTTATATGACGTGTCAGAGATTGACTCTTGGAAGACAGACCAGTCTGTGCTGGAGGTTATTGCCACAGCCAGAAAAAGCCAG CCATTCAACATACTCAACTGTCAGCCAAGTAAAGAACTGctaaagaaaaagtggaaaaggTGTGGTCGCCCATACTTGTGGTCTCTGGCTGCTCTGTATATACTTTACATGATatgcgtgtctctgtgctgtgcaAACCGACCCCTTAAACCTCGACTGGATAATGCCACTGACCCCAGGGACATCACACTTTACATTCAGAAAACACTGGAG GAATCCTATATCACCGAGGAGGATCATCTGCGCCTGGTGGGAGAGATCATAACTGTGATTGGGGCCATTGTCTTATTACTGCTGGAG ATCTCACAGGTGTTGAGGGTCGGCTTAAAGTTTTTTGCCTGTCACCAGATGTGGGAAAACCCTTTGCATGTTATGAG aatttccttctcctttctggTTCTGGTGACCCTTGTCCTGCGACTCACTAACACAGACGGAGAAGTGATTCCCATGTCCATGGCCCTGGTGTCTGGCTGGTGCTACATCATGTATTTTGCTCAAGGATTCCAAATGCTTGGACCCTTCACAATTATCATACAAAAG ATGGCAGCAAGTGATCTCCTAAAGTTCTGCTGGCTGATGGCTGTGGTGATCTGTGGGTACAGCATGG ctttttatattgtatttcagaCAGTAGATCCTGTGGCACTTGGTGCCTTCACTCCTTTCCCTGTGTCTCTGGTAAGCACCTACCAACTCTTCCTCAATATCCTCAATGGACCGGCCAACTATGATGTAGACCTGCCATTCATGTACATCGTACTCTACTCCTCCTTCTGTGTCATTGCATTTCTCCTCATGTT
- the trpv6.L gene encoding transient receptor potential cation channel subfamily V member 6 isoform X5 gives MGGNKIQGGGDKDTDLGIKQTLLSVMKKKSKWPESEEILEPTKEKFMRRSNCRPSPRNPAANPDTQNLQKRKVGANMLHELPLLLAAKENDSERLKELLVNDRCDPLQRGALGETALHVAVQHNNMEAAQILIREAPGLINQPMTSDFYQGQTALHIATVNQSFSLVQLLIESGADVSSPRATGTFFSLSPKNLFYFGEHILVFAACVGNADIVKLLIDRGADLHAQDCWGNTVLHILVLQPSKNLSCQMFDFILSQERRDTEQPLYQIPNKQGLTPLKLAAAEGNITMFQHLVQKQRKAQWAFGPVTTMLYDVSEIDSWKTDQSVLEVIATARKSQPFNILNCQPSKELLKKKWKRCGRPYLWSLAALYILYMICVSLCCANRPLKPRLDNATDPRDITLYIQKTLEESYITEEDHLRLVGEIITVIGAIVLLLLEISQVLRVGLKFFACHQMWENPLHVMRISFSFLVLVTLVLRLTNTDGEVIPMSMALVSGWCYIMYFAQGFQMLGPFTIIIQKMAASDLLKFCWLMAVVICGYSMDSRSCGTWCLHSFPCVSDRGHHSNDGAQDSKMPLV, from the exons ATGGGAGGGAACAAAATTCAGGGTGGGGGAGACAAGGACACTGACCTGGGAATCAAGCAAACGTTACTTTCTGTgatgaaaaagaaaagcaaatggcCTGAGAGTGAAGAGATATTGGAACCAACAAAAGAAAAGTTCATGAGACGGAGCAACTGTAGACCCTCCCCCAGAAACCCAGCAGCAAACCCAGATACACAGAACCTACAGAAGCGCAAAGTGGGAGCGAACAT gctccATGAGTTGCCGCTTCTCCTGGCGGCCAAGGAAAATGATAGTGAGCGGCTGAAGGAACTCTTAGTAAATGACAGATGTGACCCACTCCAGAGAG GGGCTCTGGGAGAGACAGCTCTACACGTGGCTGTACAGCATAACAACATGGAGGCAGCCCAGATACTGATCAGAGAGGCTCCAGGACTCATTAACCAGCCCATGACATCCGACTTCTATCAGG GACAGACGGCCCTTCATATTGCAACTGTCAACCAGAGCTTCAGTCTAGTCCAACTTCTCATAGAAAGTGGAGCCGACGTGTCTTCCCCTCGGGCCACagggacatttttttcattaagtccCAAGAATCTTTTTTACTTTG GTGAGCACATCTTGGTCTTTGCTGCATGTGTGGGAAACGCCGATATTGTCAAATTACTTATTGACCGCGGAGCTGATCTTCATGCCCAAGACTGCTGGG GAAATACAGTTCTGCACATCCTGGTTCTACAGCCCAGTAAGAACCTGTCTTGTCAAATGTTTGACTTCATTCTTTCCCAGGAGCGCAGAGACACAGAACAACCACTTTACCAGATTCCCAACAAGCAGGGACTCACCCCACTAAAACTCGCTGCTGCTGAAGGAAATATAACT ATGTTCCAGCACTTGGTGCAGAAGCAGAGGAAAGCCCAGTGGGCGTTTGGTCCTGTTACCACCATGTTATATGACGTGTCAGAGATTGACTCTTGGAAGACAGACCAGTCTGTGCTGGAGGTTATTGCCACAGCCAGAAAAAGCCAG CCATTCAACATACTCAACTGTCAGCCAAGTAAAGAACTGctaaagaaaaagtggaaaaggTGTGGTCGCCCATACTTGTGGTCTCTGGCTGCTCTGTATATACTTTACATGATatgcgtgtctctgtgctgtgcaAACCGACCCCTTAAACCTCGACTGGATAATGCCACTGACCCCAGGGACATCACACTTTACATTCAGAAAACACTGGAG GAATCCTATATCACCGAGGAGGATCATCTGCGCCTGGTGGGAGAGATCATAACTGTGATTGGGGCCATTGTCTTATTACTGCTGGAG ATCTCACAGGTGTTGAGGGTCGGCTTAAAGTTTTTTGCCTGTCACCAGATGTGGGAAAACCCTTTGCATGTTATGAG aatttccttctcctttctggTTCTGGTGACCCTTGTCCTGCGACTCACTAACACAGACGGAGAAGTGATTCCCATGTCCATGGCCCTGGTGTCTGGCTGGTGCTACATCATGTATTTTGCTCAAGGATTCCAAATGCTTGGACCCTTCACAATTATCATACAAAAG ATGGCAGCAAGTGATCTCCTAAAGTTCTGCTGGCTGATGGCTGTGGTGATCTGTGGGTACAGCATGG aCAGTAGATCCTGTGGCACTTGGTGCCTTCACTCCTTTCCCTGTGTCTCTG